A genomic stretch from Oreochromis niloticus isolate F11D_XX linkage group LG11, O_niloticus_UMD_NMBU, whole genome shotgun sequence includes:
- the LOC109204092 gene encoding hepcidin, producing RGSSGANEYKYQHLFPQSTITKELTRVNERVKGSDHLKPLKPPEDEGVQLVAVAVALICICIQQSSATFAEIRELQELQEAVNNDGPAAEHQEVSADSWLTPYHRQKRGIKCCFCCGCCNSGVCGLCCRF from the exons CGAGGCAGCAGTGGAGCAAATGAGTATAAATACCAGCACCTTTTCCCTCAGTCAACCATCACAAAGGAGCTGACAAGAGTCAACGAGAGAGTCAAAGGATCTGACCACCTTAAACCACTCAAACCTCCTGAAGATGAAGGCGTTCAGTTAGTTGCAGTGGCCGTTGCACTCATCTGTATTTGCATTCAGCAGAGCTCTGCCACATTTGCTGAG ATACGAGAACTGCAAGAGCTACAAGAGGCTGTGAACAATGACGGTCCAGCTGCTGAACATCAGGAGGTATCAGCTGACTCATGGCTG ACGCCGTACCACAGACAGAAGCGTGGCATCAAGTGTTGCTTTTGCTGCGGCTGCTGCAATTCTGGTGTCTGTGGATTGTGCTGCAGATTCTGA
- the LOC109204255 gene encoding hepcidin-like isoform X4 — translation MKTFSVAVAVAVVLTFICVQQSSAVPVTEELEEPMSMDYPAAAHEEASVDSWKMLYNSRHKRGIKCRFCCGCCTPGICGVCCRF, via the exons ATGAAGACGTTCAGTGTTGCAGTTGCAGTGGCCGTCGTGCTCACATTCATCTGTGTTCAGCAGAGCTCTGCTGTCCCAGTCACTGAA GAGCTGGAGGAGCCAATGAGCATGGACTatccagcagcagcacatgAGGAGGCATCAGTGGACTCATGGAAG ATGCTGTATAACAGCAGACACAAGCGTGGCATCAAGTGTCGCTTTTGCTGTGGCTGCTGCACCCCCGGTATCTGTGGAGTTTGCTGCAGGTTCTGA
- the LOC109204255 gene encoding hepcidin-like isoform X1: protein MKTFSVAVAVAVVLTFICVQQSSAVPVTEQEQELEEPMSMDYPAAAHEEASVDSWKMLYNSRHKRGIKCRFCCGCCTPGICGVCCRF from the exons ATGAAGACGTTCAGTGTTGCAGTTGCAGTGGCCGTCGTGCTCACATTCATCTGTGTTCAGCAGAGCTCTGCTGTCCCAGTCACTGAA CAGGAGCAGGAGCTGGAGGAGCCAATGAGCATGGACTatccagcagcagcacatgAGGAGGCATCAGTGGACTCATGGAAG ATGCTGTATAACAGCAGACACAAGCGTGGCATCAAGTGTCGCTTTTGCTGTGGCTGCTGCACCCCCGGTATCTGTGGAGTTTGCTGCAGGTTCTGA
- the LOC109204255 gene encoding hepcidin-like isoform X3, with product MKTFSVAVAVAVVLTFICVQQSSAVPVTEQELEEPMSMDYPAAAHEEASVDSWKMLYNSRHKRGIKCRFCCGCCTPGICGVCCRF from the exons ATGAAGACGTTCAGTGTTGCAGTTGCAGTGGCCGTCGTGCTCACATTCATCTGTGTTCAGCAGAGCTCTGCTGTCCCAGTCACTGAA CAGGAGCTGGAGGAGCCAATGAGCATGGACTatccagcagcagcacatgAGGAGGCATCAGTGGACTCATGGAAG ATGCTGTATAACAGCAGACACAAGCGTGGCATCAAGTGTCGCTTTTGCTGTGGCTGCTGCACCCCCGGTATCTGTGGAGTTTGCTGCAGGTTCTGA
- the LOC109204255 gene encoding hepcidin-like isoform X2 — translation MKTFSVAVAVAVVLTFICVQQSSAVPVTEEQELEEPMSMDYPAAAHEEASVDSWKMLYNSRHKRGIKCRFCCGCCTPGICGVCCRF, via the exons ATGAAGACGTTCAGTGTTGCAGTTGCAGTGGCCGTCGTGCTCACATTCATCTGTGTTCAGCAGAGCTCTGCTGTCCCAGTCACTGAA GAGCAGGAGCTGGAGGAGCCAATGAGCATGGACTatccagcagcagcacatgAGGAGGCATCAGTGGACTCATGGAAG ATGCTGTATAACAGCAGACACAAGCGTGGCATCAAGTGTCGCTTTTGCTGTGGCTGCTGCACCCCCGGTATCTGTGGAGTTTGCTGCAGGTTCTGA